From the genome of Capsicum annuum cultivar UCD-10X-F1 chromosome 4, UCD10Xv1.1, whole genome shotgun sequence:
NNNNNNNNNNNNNNNNNNNNNNNNNNNNNNNNNNNNNNNNNNNNNNNNNNNNNNNNNNNNNNNNNNNNNNNNNNNNNNNNNNNNNNNNNNNNNNNNNNNNNNNNNNNNNNNNNNNNNNNNNNNNNNNNNNNNNNNNNNNNNNNNNNNNNNNNNNNNNNNNNNNNNNNNNNNNNNNNNNNNNNNNNNNNNNNNNNNNNNNNNNNNNNNNNNNNNNNNNNNNNNNNNNNNNNNNNNNNNNNNNNNNNNNNNNNNNNNNNNNNNNNNNNNNNNNNNNNNNNNNNNNNNNNNNNNNNNNNNNNNNNNNNNNNNNNNNNNNNNNNNNNNNNNNNNNNNNNNNNNNNNNNNNNNNNNNNNNNNNNNNNNNNNNNNNNNNNNNNNNNNNNNNNNNNNNNNNNNNNNNNNNNNNNNNNNNNNNNNNNNNNNNNNNNNNNNNNNNNNNNNNNNNNNNNNNNNNNNNNNNNNNNNNNNNNNNNNNNNNNNNNNNNNNNNNNNNNNNNNNNNNNNNNNNNNNNNNNNNNNNNNNNNNNNNNNNNNNNNNNNNNNNNNNNNNNNNNNNNNNNNNNNNNNNNNNNNNNNNNNNNNNNNNNNNNNNNNNNNNNNNNNNNNNNNNNNNNNNNNNNNNNNNNNNNNNNNNNNNNNNNNNNNNNNNNNNNNNNNNNNNNNNNNNNNNNNNNNNNNNNNNNNNNNNNNNNNNNNNNNNNNNNNNNNNNNNNNNNNNNNNNNNNNNNNNNNNNNNNNNNNNNNNNNNNNNNNNNNNNNNNNNNNNNNNNNNNNNNNNNNNNNNNNNNNNNNNNNNNNNNNNNNNNNNNNNNNNNNNNNNNNNNNNNNNNNNNNNNNNNNNNNNNNNNNNNNNNNNNNNNNNNNNNNNNNNNNNNNNNNNNNNNNNNNNNNNNNNNNNNNNNNNNNNNNNNNNNNNNNNNNNNNNNNNNNNNNNNNNNNNNNNNNNNNNNNNNNNNNNNNNNNNNNNNNNNNNNNNNNNNNNNNNNNNNNNNNNNNNNNNNNNNNNNNNNNNNNNNNNNNNNNNNNNNNNNNNNNNNNNNNNNNNNNNNNNNNNNNNNNNNNNNNNNNNNNNNNNNNNNNNNNNNNNNNNNNNNNNNNNNNNNNNNNNNNNNNNNNNNNNNNNNNNNNNNNNNNNNNNNNNNNNNNNNNNNNNNNNNNNNNNNNNNNNNNNNNNNNNNNNNNNNNNNNNNNNNNNNNNNNNNNNNNNNNNNNNNNNNNNNNNNNNNNNNNNNNNNNNNNNNNNNNNNNNNNNNNNNNNNNNNNNNNNNNNNNNNNNNNNNNNNNNNNNNNNNNNNNNNNNNNNNNNNNNNNNNNNNNNNNNNNNNNNNNNNNNNNNNNNNNNNNNNNNNNNNNNNNNNNNNNNNNNNNNNNNNNNNNNNNNNNNNNNNNNNNNNNNNNNNNNNNNNNNNNNNNNNNNNNNNNNNNNNNNNNNNNNNNNNNNNNNNNNNNNNNNNNNNNNNNNNNNNNNNNNNNNNNNNNNNNNNNNNNNNNNNNNNNNNNNNNNNNNNNNNNNNNNNNNNNNNNNNNNNNNNNNNNNNNNNNNNNNNNNNNNNNNNNNNNNNNNNNNNNNNNNNNNNNNNNNNNNNNNNNNNNNNNNNNNNNNNNNNNNNNNNNNNNNNNNNNNNNNNNNNNNNNNNNNNNNNNNNNNNNNNNNNNNNNNNNNNNNNNNNNNNNNNNNNNNNNNNNNNNNNNNNNNNNNNNNNNNNNNNNNNNNNNNNNNNNNNNNNNNNNNNNNNNNNNNNNNNNNNNNNNNNNNNNNNNNNNNNNNNNNNNNNNNNNNNNNNNNNNNNNNNNNNNNNNNNNNNNNNNNNNNNNNNNNNNNNNNNNNNNNNNNNNNNNNNNNNNNNNNNNNNNNNNNNNNNNNNNNNNNNNNNNNNNNNNNNNNNNNNNNNNNNNNNNNNNNNNNNNNNNNNNNNNNNNNNNNNNNNNNNNNNNNNNNNNNNNNNNNNNNNNNNNNNNNNNNNNNNNNNNNNNNNNNNNNNNNNNNNNNNNNNNNNNNNNNNNNNNNNNNNNNNNNNNNNNNNNNNNNNNNNNNNNNNNNNNNNNNNNNNNNNNNNNNNNNNNNNNNNNNNNNNNNNNNNNNNNNNNNNNNNNNNNNNNNNNNNNNNNNNNNNNNNNNNNNNNNNNNNNNNNNNNNNNNNNNNNNNNNNNNNNNNNNNNNNNNNNNNNNNNNNNNNNNNNNNNNNNNNNNNNNNNNNNNNNNNNNNNNNNNNNNNNNNNNNNNNNNNNNNNNNNNNNNNNNNNNNNNNNNNNNNNNNNNNNNNNNNNNNNNNNNNNNNNNNNNNNNNNNNNNNNNNNNNNNNNNNNNNNNNNNNNNNNNNNNNNNNNNNNNNNNNNNNNNNNNNNNNNNNNNNNNNNNNNNNNNNNNNNNNNNNNNNNNNNNNNNNNNNNNNNNNNNNNNNNNNNNNNNNNNNNNNNNNNNNNNNNNNNNNNNNNNNNNNNNNNNNNNNNNNNNNNNNNNNNNNNNNNNNNNNNNNNNNNNNNNNNNNNNNNNNNNNNNNNNNNNNNNNNNNNNNNNNNNNNNNNNAAACTTTTCCTTGTCCTGTTCAAAGTCGTCTCGCTCCCTTTTCCTATTAGATATCCTACCACTATCACGTTCATGATACTTTTGTCTTCCTTGATCCTTACTCTTGATAAAATTTCTTGTCCTTTATCTgagacatttatttttctttcatgtcattgatttgttttttctatttatactttaCTGTTTATGGTCGTTGACTGGTGTACTCTGTATTCGAAAGTTTGCATCTGAAGTTTTATTAGTATTGATATCCTCACTTTAGGATGTTATTCATTGAGACAATGGTAACTTCCGTGTTATGTTTGTTAAATTTTGTATTCTGTGAGTCACTCTCACTGTTGTCAAGTGACTGAACATTTAATCATAAGCTGACAGTCTGATGATCtgtgtttatgttgaaatatcaTAGAACATGGGCTAGCCTATGTACTTCCGGTGAAGAGAGAGTTAAGAAAGGAGAAGTGTAAGGTTGTGAATGGTGGGAAAGCAAATAAAAGTGTGTCATCTGTGTTGACCTACCTAAAAAAATGAAAGGTCAGGCTGTTAACTTTACTATTTTGTGGTGGTTGTTGAAGACTAGTTTCTTGAAGAGCTCTCCGAGAGGTGCATTGCATCAGCTTGATATTTGTTGGAAACTAAGTATTCGATGCGGGAGTAAATAAGTgcagaaactaaaaacaaaattgtaggaaattgttttgttgtgtattttcatttttgtggtaATACTTGTGAAGTGGTAGTACGTTGAAGCTGAAGTCGACAATATTCAATACTCGAAAGATTAACAGAAAATAGTTTGCTCGGGAGTGAACTTCAGATCACGGTGCTTCTAAAAGGATCAAACATTCATCAAGACAAAGTGAAATAGATATTTTCTACTCATGTTTAGAGTTTGTATAAAATATGCTTTTTATACTGCTTCTTTAGAcatacaatattttcttacttgatgTTGCTGCATTCAAATTTGGTAAGCAAATTACACGACTAACTTGTTAATGTAGGATATCATATCATGTGCTATGTTGGAAATGCACTCCTATCAATGTACTGTGAGTGTGAAGTATTGACGAGGCATATGACGCATTAGAGAAAATAGCGGAGAAGGATGTTGTCTCTTGGGTAGCTCACTGTCTCAATCAATTTTCAGTTCTAAACAAAAGAAGTTTGATCTTTGTAGTTGTGTTTGTTACTTTTTCCAATCGTAAGATGATATATGTGGAAAAGGGATCCCTCTAAATTCTTGTTTTCCTTAAATTTAGCTTTAAAGATCCAATTTTTACTCGAGAAATCACAGTAATGTGAAcaatgagttgtcaaagaaaactggtttacttatgtagaaccaaccaaaaagaataaattgctctctgtggtttaaaataattttgacactataaaaataaaaggctgaaagtttaaattttgattgaagtgataagacttttactttaaaaaaacaaataataaaaaagaagtattaatatatttaaaatcaagtgggtgcaataagggtaaaaaggtaattgtgcctttaaaaaaatttcaaataagaaaagatgacatttattttgggacggacaaaaaaggaaatggcgacacataatttggaaCAGAGAgagtagtatttttatttggttcaaaGGATATCATGTGCCTCAGCAGAGAAGTAAAGTTTTGCTCTCCTCTCTTTCTCTTACGTATCTAGTTCTATAGCTTAATCCTTACTTTTACGATGGAAAGGCAGAAcccatgtcaaaagttatttaatttctctattatgagtatttttgggggtgttggagacttaattaaaaagtattaatactatgtaatattgattggtaatatttatgtctattaacattctaaaattaaattataaaatattattgttttaaaGTGGGCTGGCCCGTAAGGCCCGCAACCCACAGAGTAATAGTGTGGGCTTCATATTTTTTGGCTCATCATTTTGATAGGCTAGCCCAAcctgacccgtcaaactcaaagcctGTGTAGGCAAATTCAGGATTTCAAAACGCGGATGTATGAATGTTAAATTCATCAAGATGACCTACATTATGCATATTATACTAGATAAGAAGCCCATAAATGGGGaaaaaacaagaacaaattcCATGAAAATGTGCACCAAGATCATAAATAACTTACACACTAGGATTATCTAGGCTCTAGGGtaccccctacccccacccccatgCAAAACTTTCATCATCAACCTGTAAGACGAGGCTAACTTATGAAAATATGGACATTGCTTCAGTTCATAGAACCTTTCAATAGGTGCTTGTTAGATCTTATTAAGCTTTTCTGCTACGATGATAAGATTTGCTTTTGCTATTGCATTCTGACCAGCATTCCTATAACCCAACGGGCAATTGTGTTTGTCTGAATAATGATGAACTACGCAGAAATGATCACCATATTTACAACTGAATCCCATTAATCCCACACGTTTATGACAAGATGTGCACTTTTTCAAACCCTCTTTTAACTTCACTTGTGAAATCTGAGAGGCTAAATCTGCAGATGCAACCGCGGCACCTGCAAGAGCAAGTTCTGATTCATCGTTGCTTGAGCTTCTGCGTATGACGTCTTTGCTGGATGCGGCTACAAGCTTTGCATGTTCCTGCTTCAGTAGTATCATGTCCTTTTGACACTTGGAACACATATTCATCGTAGCTGCACTACCAAAAAAATCACAGTCATTGATGCAGAAGACGGGGTCTTCTGGAGCTCGACAACCTGTCTCTTTAGATGACTCCATTTCTGCAGTTAACAAGTCAAGTTCAACACCAcaagtgtcacgcctcaaatcctattggggcggactggcacccgtaatcgagaaggcccaggagaaccagctcatcaccttatacttcccatgcatacctctatgacaacccaaaatttggacagcatcatatcgcatataaaaggaaataatcacctgtataagctcgagcacacatatatatatgtatatacaatacttggccattggagccatcacgtctattaacaaaacaccaccttgactgtacattaggtctacaaagcgtctagacaatacacagagtttaactaagttCGGGACATATCCCGCcttataactaacttctatacaataccaaaactgactggatatgacacgaaaaaccccgaagaaaactggagctcaccaaaagcaggtggatatcctgactcctacttgtgtggtgtatgagtgaggtacctgtgcctgcagcatgaaatgcaggtcccgcattggggacgtcagtacaaaatatgtactaagtatgtaaagctgtagataatcacatatgatattggagctcaataaaaattagaaacaagtgaataaattgtaataggagtggaccacacttactggaacttgtgacaacctatacattgtatttGTTCAATCattttaccttcgttcttattaTCTTTGTGATCATTACTGTACTgcactgtgaccattaggctgcctccagtacatatcaactgggatcgactcatgataggcttatgcccttgggataccactcATAAACACGtaaatagggatcaacccatgataggcttatgtccttgggataccacccgataagagagaacttccatcacttagttcaattaatttttgagattgttatttcagtcgccactgcatttttgatactttgaaacaatgatacatcaataagagacatataaatagaccatcaatgcaataacgatgaagtaagaactcattggcatatcaatgaagtgttttggagtcatcaatgccataataatgaagtaggaacttattagtatatcaatgaaacgttttggagtcattaatagcacatggattttGTTtaagtaaccggataccttctgacattcattggtgcaataaacatgtaagatttggaaaacaagtaagtattggaatgtcttgacatcttgtagggtggaaacaagttcattggtaacgtaggacatcatacaaaaccattatggatcacatgttattgaataacttttgaaactttcttaatagaacaattgttcacttttatgccaaatatatggtatagagtatgctttacatacctgactgtcaacctttaatactagtcccaaatgtacttcccgtcttttcggattacttatctacaatgaacatatatagaaatctagtattagcaaccaaacgtcacaattcaattatttgaattcaccaaactagtggtgaagtagtaagccttaattacaccataaagggtgtcactttaaccctcttatactctaattacattcacatgccatgcatattcatacaacatcctacAATATCAAGTTtagattcatttatccttccaaccaatccattaaaccaaattgagccatagacataaataatcatcaattcaatagtatatcaccatatacaccttccataactcaattaccatatccaccttccacaattcaatacaatcaAACCATGTAAAATAGTCCATCACCCtgtttccatcacctttcaataacaaccaatacatataatcctctatcacacctatacatatggaaaagaataaaggcaaacaatattcataccttagaattcacctcttgattatgcaatcctgtttacACAAATTATAGGAgtcgttcgaagctctcaagatgacaaacgcagttattggattactttgaaatttctacggttgaatcgaAAGTAATTTAAAGgccaaatttggctagggtttgttctttcttaatgattgatgatgaaaatgagtttttgaactcatatacatgtatatatacacatattcccgaccataatataataggaaatgaccaaaatgccttaaaaatttaaataatgtcaaatctgtcctttggtggaatgttttgataagctaaagtagatcgaccataactctttgctccgatatcggatttgggtgaaattggtatcgttgaaaggataattcaaagggattcatttcatataaagtaggccacccagttcgtcctgtacaaggagttatggtcatttcaagttgaccctaaaaatctattttgataggccggagtaaaacgagtataactccttactcagacgttcgatttagatgaaaccaattgcattggaaataagactcaaatatatttattttcataggttgAAGCTCTCacagtttattatattaaggtatttatgatcgttcgaagttgacccaaaaattcggctggcctcagtagtttgtgtgcaggaaattttccagcacatttactattcccaaatatcccagccaccgctttatagttttgaacgttcTCGATTATATTAGAAACTAATCCGtgtttggaaatctttatatcattggaaagcttattcaataaccatcgtatggaaccatcgatgggcaaattccggtataaataaaaaaaaattaattccatataaataagaccaatacacgtacttgaatacgccaatacacgtacttgaatatggggtgttacaacaagTTCATTAAGTACATCACGAAACAACAAAGGGACAAACAAAAACTTCAACCAAGGAACATCgcatttaagaaatataaaaCAATTCAGAAtaatacatatattcaatatcTCATACTTGCTAGATTTTTGTCTAATTGAATAGTTCTCCTCATAGTTTTGGTAGTGAGCTACATAGTATGAGGTGTTCCATTATAAAGTATTTGATAAACTGATTTTTATTgatgttcttttattttaattgccgggggtctatcgaaaacaacctctctacttcttcgggggtagcggtatggactgtgtacattttaccctccctagatACACTgggcttcttgttgttgttgttctatttcaattgGTCTGCTTCTAAACATCTTGGATTATCACTCTTATACCACAACATTCTTTCTTTGCTGTTACCATTTTAACTATCTTATTGTACGACTTGAAGCCTGTGTTGCCATGcaaacctttttttttctaaGAGTGTTTAGCATGCTGGACTATGTAAGGAGTGATTGTACTGACCAATGCATTGAGCATCCTATGAATTCTATCGATGGAAACCTTTAGACATCTTTATTCTTATCTGCATGAATGCTGGTTTGCATCTGATAAGCTTAGGTTTTGGAGAAGATTGTTTCAACAGAATAATATATATGCCTTAATTTCTTAACTCAAGGTTTGAGTTCGAAGGACCAAGCATCCGCAAGACAAGCTTCCAAAAAAAATGACATGAGCTGACAAGTAGGATTGAACTGAAGTAGAAATTTAGAACTTTATCGTTGGAGTCTCACGTGAAGTAGTTTTCTTTCCTCTTAGCAATAGAAAAGAAGAACCAGTAAGTACTTCTCACCTATGATTTTCCCTGTATCAATAACACTACTTTCTTGAACTGGATAATCTGGACACGAAGAGATACCTCTCTACCAAATATTCATTTTGATGAATAGGCAGTATGGAATATGTACACGCTTAAATATTGAGTGAAAGAAGTTATGTCATCAAATAGTTGCTCCAATCTTTCCTTTAGAACCAAGCACATTTAGATAAAAAATCTTCGACTCATCTTATAATTTATTAGATGAAAAGTTTTACTTGATGGTAAGATATGCTTGGAGAATATTCTTCTAATCTGCTGATAGACGGTTATTTTTTCGTTGCAGGTGAATTTGATAGATAAACTAAGCCATCCATATCTTTTAGAGTACAAAGATGCTTGGGTGGACAAGGTATCCTATCATCCAGTTTTGTGGTTGCTTGGATCAAAAAGTGCAAAACTTAGCCTTTAATAGTTGCGATTATTGCTACATAAGCTGCACCAGAGAAAAAGCtcgactttctttttctttcaggGAGCTGTATATGCATCATTGCCAATTATTGCAAAGATGAAAATATGTGAGTGATTATCCCTGATTTTGCTAACATTTTAAATGTGTACCTATAAGGAAAgataagaataaagaacaaaaggaGCCACTAAACGAGGGAAGGGAAAACAATTGTTAAGTAAAATTCTTCATCATTGTCACCGGCTATATTTTATCGTAAAATATGGCTAACCTGTGTTTGTAGAGCGCAACCTTTTGCCAAGATCGTGGTTGTTTTTAGCCTGTGTTGTAAGCACATCCAGGTATCTGCAGAATGAAAGACCTTAGATTTCATAAATACTCCCTCGTACCAAGAACGATAGAAGGGGTAATAAGGTTGAAAATAAAGGAATGAATAGGATGATCATAGAACATCTTTTGTCGTGTAATATGTGGACGGTGACGATTTTTTTTCACCATGTTCAGGGCGAAGGTCATGAGGAAGTCTAGAGGAGCACTTTTCCCAGAAGAGGTAGTTAAATGCGATTTCAATACTTATGAAGCTTCTCTGTGCCTTCCCGGTAGCttaaaaaattgtgtttttaaGTTGTTTTTTTCCTGCTATTATAGAAACTCTGCTAATGGCTGACACATCTATTGTTAGCTTTGTAGCATTTGCATTCCAACCAAGTTCATCATAGAGACCTCAAGGTAAAAACTTGGTGTAATCGGCCAAATACAAAAGCCTTCTTAGCATGAAACGTTTTTAACGTGaattattttgaattcatttatGTAACATATTCATCACAAAGGACAACGACATAAGGTTAGGTAAGAATACCCAAACAATTGCTTGATTGGGTCATCTTTGCTTCTTTACTATCCTTCAAATTCACTTTATTGTCACAAGTGATTTTAGATTAGGAAAATTGCTAGATGCAAAAGTCCTTGCTTCCTCGGTATGAATTTCTTTTGCGGCAAAAATGAACCTCTTACTTACATGTAAGTTTTGACCATCTATTGTCACCTAACAATCGATTCAGCATATCTATTTAGCAAGAGAGAAATCCCTTCTCCCTCCAAGACCGAGAAAACCtaaaatttgtttttattttcggTCATAGGTACCATAATGTTGTGGTGGTGATCTtcctt
Proteins encoded in this window:
- the LOC107868983 gene encoding zinc finger A20 and AN1 domain-containing stress-associated protein 8-like: MESSKETGCRAPEDPVFCINDCDFFGSAATMNMCSKCQKDMILLKQEHAKLVAASSKDVIRRSSSNDESELALAGAAVASADLASQISQVKLKEGLKKCTSCHKRVGLMGFSCKYGDHFCVVHHYSDKHNCPLGYRNAGQNAIAKANLIIVAEKLNKI